The DNA region ttgctgtaaaaaaacaaggagTGTCTGATTTGAATTCATTCTGCACAAAAATCAGAAGCATGGCAAAGTTAGTTATTCAAAATAATCACGTGGAGCGAGTGTTATGTCAAATCATCAGGTCAAACTAGACAAACTGTGCCacgagttgtgtgtttgctgtcttCTTCTCACGCTATCACATACTCTGGAATGTGAATCGTCGACAAAGACAAGTAGGGCTGGAAATATTGCCAAAAATTGATCAATAATGGCAAATATTATCATAATTAAtgtctcttttttatttctcttaacTTTAAAGGTTGATCTTTGACCCTGTGAAACAGCACAATATGATAAACACCGTAGAGGCATtatagattttgttttattgccttttttatttGGGAGACATACAGATCAGTATATCATCTGTCCATGAAGTTGTTATAACTTAATTTTTGTATTGTAAGTCAGATCAAGTCCCAAGTGGGTGGAAATCAACCCTGTGAATTGATTTAAAGCATCAACATGAATTCACAACcatattatgtttatttcatttttaaactaaAAGCTCTATTTACTCAGCACGTTAATGTAATTACGTTCTGTGTTTTGTAAACTATATTGAATGTTAAATTTCATACGTTCCTCTGCCATGAAGTTTTCACTTGTGTTGAGTGGGAATAATAATAGCAGGCCTcagggctgtgattggctgctaaGCCATTGCAGGTTTTCCATCACTTCACAGCCGCTCACTGGGAACCAGACTAGACAGCTGTGTATCCTGAGTGCACTGGGTTAGCAGTGGTTACATCCTCACAGTTTGCCCACTAATGGGATCAAAGTTTGATTTTCTCTATCTCATAACTTCCCCCTGGAGCTAAAAGATTGTGTTTCAAAACTCTTGATATGGTAACTTGAGCCAAAATGTCATCTGTGGTTTTGATCGCTGTAACATCCTGATGAAGCAAAACTATTGTTCCTGGACTCACTGATCCAGGAGTGAAGATTAtataaatgaaggttaatgtttgtttttatttaaagctgCAAATATGCTGTTTATGTTTAATGTATAAAGTCCTTTTGGATTAATAAAGTGTCATCatcattacatttcaaacatAGAATACCAGACACATGACACCAGAACCCAGAGCGATGTCCTCATCGTGTCTCTTATGAATACAGacacttaaaacaaataagACCACTGTTCAAACACTAATCAACCAACTGAGCACCGATTTCTATCTTGTGATATTTGCCTTTTCAGATAAAGACTATGATAATGCTATCAAGTACTACTCGGAGGCCTTGGAGGTCAATCCTACCAACGCCGTCTACTACAGCAACCGCAGCTTGGCATACCTGCGCACAGAGTGCTATGGCTACGCCCTGGCAGATGCCACCAAGGCCCTGGAGATAGACAAGAACTACATCAAGGGGTATTACCGCCGCGCCACCTCCAACATGGCACTGGGCAAGTTCAAGGCAGCACTTAAGGACTACGAGACGGTGAGATGTGTTGCTTTCGTGTCTATTAGTGGCAGCGCGCTTTAAGCTACCATATGGTGTGATCACATAGGACGGCTATAAATGTGTTTGCCTGCATTTTTCTCTCAGGAAACGAGTTCCCCTCTTCCATCTGTTGGTCTTTCACCGAGAGTTAGGCTCCTCATGTTGCCTTACAGCCCAAAATAGGGATTATCCTTAAATCCAGCCATGATGCCAATTAGATCCGGTGTGTAGGCTCTCATACCGCAGATAATTTAGGGTCTATTGTTGTGCATGATGTTCTCATAACGGGCAATTTAAACCAGGGCTGTGGCAACAAAGACTCTAAAGCTCAGCCGTCGCAATTTATTGCCAAAACTCGAAAACAAGCACCATGGCGACAAAAAATGAGTTAATCCTCATGGAGCTCCGAGAGGTTGGAACAAGATTCATATCTATTTATAGAATCCTACTGAAACTATATATATGACATGTAGTTTGTTCACATGTATATTCAAGGACAGGGTGGGactgtgtttaaatgttgtaCAGTATCACACACAGCAAACTACTTTAACTCCAGAAGAAACTTTGCATAAGTTAGCAATTTCATATTTAAACTACTGTTTTAACTTTACATTAAATTCTCTGCTTTAAAgtctgttttattaaattaaccCCTGTGTTATCTTTGTGTCCTTCTCTTCTCCCGCTCTGGTCACAGGTAGTAAGGGTTCGACCAAATGACAAGGATGCGAAGATGAAGTTTCAGGAATGTAATAAGATTGTGAAACAAAAGGCTTTTGAAAGAGCCATCGCCAGCGATGAGATAAGAAAATCTGTTGTTGACTCTCTGGACATTGAAAACATGAGTAAGTTTCCTTTTTTGCGTAAATATAAGTTCTTTTCTAATCAAAGACATAATATTTCATGTGAAACAGGAGCAAGGGATAACAACGTTTAAAGTATTCCATTTTCTTTACCCCTGATTCTCACTCATTGATGTCACCTTGTGTTGCAGCGATTGAGGACGACTACGTAGGCCCCAAACTGGATGATGGTAAGATCACAGCTCAGTTCATGACTGAGATGATGGACTGGTTCAAAGACCAGAAGAAACTGCACAGAAAGTGTGCTTATCAGGTAAGCTTGGTCATGTGACACCCAGGATGCTCACAGAGGGAATCGAACTCGcagctgtaaattaaactgttttttGTGCTCTTTCAGATTCTGGTGCAAGTTAAAGATCTTCTCTCGAAGCTACCAAGTCTCATTGAGAACACATTAAAAGAGGTGAGCAGCACTTTGCTTATGATCACTAGTGAAGTGAATTAAAGTTGCATTCTTTCAAGAAAACAATGGAATGGTTCTATTCTCTGATTACCACGTATTCATTTTTCACAGCAGTAAATAGACCAGAATGtaagatttaaataatttaagtgtttctgtttctctttgccacagacagaaaaaataaCTATTTGTGGTGACACCCACGGGCAATACTACGATCTCCTCAACATCTTCAAGTTGAACGGCTTACCCTCAGAGACCAACATTTACGTATCCTTCCCTAAAACATCTGGTTTTAGATTTTGGTTCAATGTAGTTATACGACTTGTTTTATGTCATTTTTATATCCATCACAAAAACCTTCTCAAAGCACTGAATCCAAACGTTGTGCGGCCCAGTCCTTCACCACAGAACTCAGCTGTTCAACGGGGACTTCGTGGATCGTGGCTCTTTCTCCGTTGAAGTCATTCTCACCCTCTTCGGCTTCAAGTTGCTTTACCCAGACAACTTCTTCTTGCTCAGGGGTGAGAACACGCCCTCTGTGCCTCTGTACAAGTCTGTGGATGCATCTTTGATATCCACACATGTCCTGTCCCTGTTATATTAATGTGTCACAATGAATGTGTTATCATAAAGGTCTATGCACAATACTGAAATTTGTTCAATCAGAAACATACATTATACAATAACCAGGCTTGCACCTGCAGGTAACCACGAGACCGACAACATGAACCAGATGTACGGATTCGAAGGGGAGGTCAAGGCCAAGTACACAGCCCAGATGTTCCAGCTGTTCAGCGAGGTCTTCCAGTGGCTGCCTCTGGCCCAGTGCATCAACAGCAAGATACTGGTGAGCGGTGGAAGAGATGAGcaacttgttttgttgttgttcaccGAGGCCTTGCCACAAGTTTTAGGGGTTTGATCAGTGATAACTTTTCCTGTCAGGACATCTTGATTCGGAATTTGAAGTAACTGGAGACTGTGTCTGTTGTTCTTTGTATAATAGAACAACAGCCATATCGTACCTGAATCTTGAGAATGATTTTTGTGGTGGTTTCATGTGTTGTTCTGTTTCACACTCACTTCTAACAACACTGTCCCTCTCAGGTTATGCACGGGGGGCTGTTCAGTGAAGATGGCGTCACATTGGATGACCTCAGGAAGATTGAGAGGAACCGACAGCCTCCTGACTCAGGTAGCGTCCGACTCTGAATCAGTGTCATCGGTTTAAAACTGGCtctaagaaaacaaaacaacctcttcatccttcctcctctctccccacaGGTCCCATGTGTGACCTCCTCTGGTCAGATCCACAGCCGCAGGTTAGATTTCACCAACCGAAGATTATACActtgtttatttcattgtctCCATCTCTTATCTTTTGGTTAAGAATTAGCTTGACcactaatctctctctctctcttgcagaaTGGCCGGTCGGTCAGCAAGCGAGGCGTGAGCTGTCAGTTCGGTCCCGATGTGACGGAGCGCTTCCTGGAACAGAACAAGCTCGACTTCATTGTGCGTAGTCATGAGGTGAAGGGAGAGGGCTACGAGATCACTCACTCAGGGAAGTGCATCACCGTGTTCTCAGCGCCCAACTACTGGTACGTACTGGTTTCGGCTCAACCTACAAGTGTTGACTCAGCTTTTATTGCAGCGGTTCACTAACATTGTCGTGTGATCTGTTCCTCCAGTGACCAGATGGCAAACAAAGGAGCGTATATCCATCTCAGGGGATCAGACCTCAAGCCAGAATTTCACCAGTTCAATGCTGTGGTGAGTATAC from Platichthys flesus chromosome 4, fPlaFle2.1, whole genome shotgun sequence includes:
- the ppp5c gene encoding serine/threonine-protein phosphatase 5, translated to MAHGSAYGSEKKMAEGGNDAELLKEKANKYFKDKDYDNAIKYYSEALEVNPTNAVYYSNRSLAYLRTECYGYALADATKALEIDKNYIKGYYRRATSNMALGKFKAALKDYETVVRVRPNDKDAKMKFQECNKIVKQKAFERAIASDEIRKSVVDSLDIENMTIEDDYVGPKLDDGKITAQFMTEMMDWFKDQKKLHRKCAYQILVQVKDLLSKLPSLIENTLKETEKITICGDTHGQYYDLLNIFKLNGLPSETNIYLFNGDFVDRGSFSVEVILTLFGFKLLYPDNFFLLRGNHETDNMNQMYGFEGEVKAKYTAQMFQLFSEVFQWLPLAQCINSKILVMHGGLFSEDGVTLDDLRKIERNRQPPDSGPMCDLLWSDPQPQNGRSVSKRGVSCQFGPDVTERFLEQNKLDFIVRSHEVKGEGYEITHSGKCITVFSAPNYCDQMANKGAYIHLRGSDLKPEFHQFNAVPHPNVKPMAYANSLMQMGMM